The genomic region gaagaaaaagaaggTGGTGGAGGTAAAGAAGATCGGATGGATTCCGCAGAATTTACGTGTTAAAAAATCGTAAGTACAACACCAACTCGTAACCTCttgtattatttttcgtttttgtgtGCATGTTCTGACGGACATGAGATGGTGACAATAGAGCGTAAATGTCCAATCACGAGTTATACAATTTTATTGGATCTTTCTCAAGCATtgcaagaaataaaaaatgcaccTAACAAATTCCCGCACAAAACTCGGGCTTCTCTTTTTCTAAAATATCaagtaaatttaataaaaaaaacgacatTTCTTAATATAAtctgcaataatttttaattattccttcAGACAGGCTCTGGCCCTTAATACTGTCAAAAGAATTGACTTAAATAAGACAACGACAGGTGATGATGTATGGTTGCAGAAATATCACCAATTTAAGGTTTATCCCTTCGAGGAGGCAGTGCAATGCCACAGGGAAACACATCATCCCACACGCTATAATATGCCCAATGCTTATATCAATGCTTTCATCGAACTCGACATGACTGTGAGTATTTTGGACTACCAAGCACGAATAATTAAGgcgtcatttttttaatcttacCAAATATATGACGTAATTCCGACTTATTCTTACCAATTCTTAGTAATTATAtgcatattaatttatttatcgtcaattaatgattaattattgattgtaCATGAGTACATCTTAACTGTGTGACCACCAATTCAGAAGTAACTTTACTATTAATTTCTTCAGGGAGACAAGAAGCCGATTGAGCCTTTCTCACGTACAGTCAACATCCCTTGTCCTTTCGATCATGGAGAGTACAGGACAGTCGTCGCTTTTTGCAAGGCTCCAGAATTGGCGGACATGGCTGACAAAGCTGGAGCCACTCTCAGTGGAGGTATTGATCTGATAGCCAAATTTCAGGTGATTAATATAAATCATATGTACTTCTTGTTAATGAggagttggaaaaaaattctattttttaaatttgttatTAACGACTaacttataaaattttattctgacgATACAAACGATACGATTACGATTCATGCTTTTCCCCGCCTAAGCGTGAAAAATACCATTATTTATcggcaaaatgaaaattactgaaaaacaaTCCGGAAATTTTAGACGTACTCCAtttgataatttcatttccctTTCAGACAGGAGAAATACCAGTAGGTGATTTTCATAGTTTCGTGGCTCATCCTGACATCCTTACGGAGCTCTCTGTCATTAGGGGGTTGATGAAGAGGAAATTTCCTAATCCTCGTACAGGtatatgaataattaatctatAAAGAGATTTGCGGTTTATGAAATTCATCTGCATTCC from Diachasmimorpha longicaudata isolate KC_UGA_2023 chromosome 1, iyDiaLong2, whole genome shotgun sequence harbors:
- the LOC135161033 gene encoding large ribosomal subunit protein uL1m, with the translated sequence MAASTAGKAFSALGVVFQPRINSRYTQLLCPLLQVREYAARKSTRERKEKLKKKKKVVEVKKIGWIPQNLRVKKSQALALNTVKRIDLNKTTTGDDVWLQKYHQFKVYPFEEAVQCHRETHHPTRYNMPNAYINAFIELDMTGDKKPIEPFSRTVNIPCPFDHGEYRTVVAFCKAPELADMADKAGATLSGGIDLIAKFQTGEIPVGDFHSFVAHPDILTELSVIRGLMKRKFPNPRTGTLGLDLPALIHKILHGIKYSAVLHERQPKFATITAPIGTLAMDSKELEQNFEAVIQDVNKMKPKGDGPFLWRTSLMSAVTQEALKVDFEQYFEQATKTDDQSDDSDDEEEASIRA